A section of the Dehalobacter sp. DCM genome encodes:
- a CDS encoding glucose-6-phosphate isomerase translates to MKTEWGNFQEYLYSNNELNLQIDISRVNLPENYLEEMKSRIQRVFLQIREMERGGIANQDEQRMVGHYWLSDPDISPTAEIGNQIKLTLDRIKDFTRKVHQGVISGQTGRTFRNILVVGIGGSSLGTRFVSDALRETGQPCKLYFIDNTDPDAMDRIFDELRGKMDETLTIVISKSGGTVETRNGMEEVRYFYEKQELDFSRHTVSITQAGSKLDKICIKEGWLDSFPMWEWVGGRTSVLSAVGLLPLALQGIDIDGLLEGARICNSLTRKTEVRSNPAALLALAWDYLTGGKGGKQMVVLPYKDRLELFAKYLQQLVMESLGKEKDLDGKTVHQGLTVYGNKGSSDQHSYLQQLLEGPDNFFLIFIEVLKDREGNSLKIAEESTSGDYLHAFLLGTRNAITQKGKSSITITVKEINAKSIGCLIALFERIVSIYALLVNINAYHQPAVEMSKKGAHEVIRIKNLIVSILSSCKGQGLTIEEIAQAIRQNNGIENSKINQEIIYKVLQHLAANRSYGIEKIIDSNEFRSLYKFK, encoded by the coding sequence ATGAAGACAGAATGGGGCAATTTTCAGGAATATCTTTATAGTAACAATGAGCTTAACTTGCAAATAGATATAAGCCGGGTAAATTTACCGGAAAACTATTTGGAAGAAATGAAATCCCGGATACAGCGGGTGTTTTTACAAATTAGAGAAATGGAACGGGGAGGGATTGCTAATCAGGACGAGCAGAGGATGGTTGGACATTATTGGCTCAGTGATCCGGATATTTCACCTACTGCGGAAATCGGAAATCAAATAAAACTGACTTTGGATCGGATTAAAGATTTTACACGCAAGGTTCACCAGGGAGTTATATCCGGGCAAACAGGACGAACCTTCAGAAATATACTTGTAGTTGGGATTGGAGGATCCAGTTTGGGGACGCGGTTTGTTTCCGACGCACTGAGGGAGACAGGGCAGCCGTGTAAGCTCTATTTTATTGATAATACTGATCCGGATGCTATGGACCGGATTTTTGACGAGCTTAGGGGGAAAATGGATGAAACTTTAACCATCGTTATATCTAAAAGCGGAGGAACTGTTGAAACCCGGAACGGTATGGAAGAAGTACGTTATTTCTACGAAAAACAAGAACTCGATTTCAGTCGGCATACGGTCAGTATTACACAAGCTGGCAGCAAGTTAGACAAAATCTGCATAAAAGAGGGATGGCTTGATTCTTTTCCTATGTGGGAATGGGTTGGCGGCCGGACCTCGGTTCTGTCGGCTGTTGGACTACTGCCGCTGGCTTTGCAGGGGATTGATATCGATGGTTTACTTGAAGGTGCAAGAATATGCAACAGTTTAACGCGGAAAACAGAGGTCCGCAGCAATCCGGCTGCTTTATTGGCCTTGGCCTGGGACTATCTAACTGGTGGAAAAGGCGGTAAACAAATGGTGGTATTACCTTATAAAGACCGTTTGGAGCTATTCGCAAAATATCTTCAGCAACTGGTTATGGAATCTCTTGGCAAGGAAAAGGATTTAGACGGAAAAACAGTCCATCAGGGGCTAACCGTATATGGCAATAAAGGATCCAGTGATCAGCATTCCTATCTCCAGCAATTATTAGAAGGTCCGGACAATTTCTTTTTAATATTTATCGAAGTACTTAAAGACAGGGAAGGGAATTCGTTAAAAATAGCAGAAGAGAGTACAAGCGGTGACTATTTACACGCTTTCCTTTTAGGGACAAGAAATGCAATCACTCAAAAAGGGAAAAGTTCCATTACCATCACAGTAAAAGAGATTAATGCTAAAAGTATAGGATGCCTAATCGCTTTATTTGAGCGAATAGTGAGTATTTATGCACTGCTCGTGAATATCAATGCCTACCACCAACCGGCAGTTGAAATGTCCAAAAAAGGAGCCCATGAGGTAATCAGAATCAAGAATCTCATCGTAAGTATTCTTTCTTCCTGCAAGGGCCAAGGCCTGACGATTGAAGAAATAGCTCAGGCTATCAGGCAAAATAACGGGATAGAAAATTCTAAAATAAATCAAGAAATAATCTACAAGGTTCTACAGCACCTCGCAGCTAATCGGAGTTATGGAATTGAAAAAATTATTGATTCCAATGAATTCAGGTCTTTATATAAGTTTAAATAA
- the glk gene encoding glucokinase produces MLLACDIGGTHSRFALCEVYKGKPVIIEEREYFSKDFDTVEESTKAFLDESKAGQTTKIINSACFSLAGPIQNGQCKLVNLDLTVSLDKLAIALAPLTKITFCNDLVAVGHGLSVLCPQELLTLTEGNKQTISVNRDLFPKVILAPGTGLGEALMIEGSVYPSEGSHCDFGPQSEEEVMLWNFLHRKYGHVSYDRILSGPGLTNIYDCLRKENTISYLPGLSPEEISKKAAANLCPICEKTLHLFVKILGAEAGNFVLKTLAFGGVYLGGGILPHILPKLQDGTLLESFKAKGRFNNFMEQIPIYIILNSKTALLGAALLAQRL; encoded by the coding sequence TTGTTATTGGCCTGTGACATAGGGGGAACCCATTCGCGATTTGCTCTATGTGAAGTCTATAAAGGTAAGCCTGTTATTATTGAAGAAAGGGAGTATTTTAGCAAAGACTTTGATACTGTCGAAGAATCCACAAAGGCCTTTCTTGATGAAAGTAAAGCAGGTCAAACTACTAAAATAATTAATTCTGCCTGTTTTAGCCTGGCCGGTCCTATCCAAAACGGACAATGTAAACTGGTAAACCTTGATTTAACAGTTAGTTTAGATAAGCTTGCGATTGCTTTGGCACCCCTTACTAAAATCACTTTTTGCAATGACTTGGTTGCAGTCGGCCATGGACTTTCAGTACTTTGCCCTCAAGAACTCTTGACTTTAACTGAAGGTAATAAACAAACTATTTCGGTGAACCGGGATTTATTTCCCAAAGTAATACTCGCGCCGGGAACAGGTTTAGGCGAGGCGCTAATGATTGAGGGAAGTGTCTATCCTTCAGAAGGTTCTCATTGCGATTTTGGCCCTCAGTCTGAGGAAGAAGTAATGCTGTGGAATTTTTTACATCGTAAATACGGCCATGTCAGTTATGATCGTATTTTATCAGGACCAGGCCTGACCAATATTTACGACTGTCTAAGAAAAGAAAATACAATCTCATACCTTCCCGGACTAAGTCCTGAAGAGATAAGTAAGAAGGCTGCGGCTAATCTATGCCCTATCTGTGAAAAAACACTTCACTTGTTTGTCAAAATACTCGGGGCAGAAGCAGGAAACTTTGTACTGAAAACGTTGGCTTTTGGGGGAGTATATCTTGGCGGAGGAATTCTGCCTCACATTTTACCAAAGCTCCAAGACGGAACATTGCTGGAATCTTTTAAGGCCAAAGGCAGGTTCAATAACTTCATGGAACAAATTCCTATCTATATAATATTAAACAGCAAAACTGCTCTATTAGGTGCGGCTTTGCTGGCTCAACGCCTTTAG
- a CDS encoding bifunctional glycogen debranching protein GlgX/4-alpha-glucanotransferase produces the protein MHAIKACHNTYQTYYRQPFGALKCGQKVLLRLEIINVLPIEECILWVSENENYKYIAMRSIQEIKVENNMRRLLFEVEYCVSQVPGLVWYYFIIRADRVYYYGNNSESLGGEGELSINIPPAYQITIYNPSPVPEWFKQGLIYQIFVDRFFNGNENKQICSPKSESLLHGNWSDTPLYIKDKNGRVIRWTFFGGNIRGVIAKLPYLEELGVSVIYLNPIFESASNHKYDVGNYLKIDPMYGESNTFDQLVSEAVKFGISVILDGVFSHTGSDSIYFNKYGNYPGVGAFQSAESPYYKWYRFKDNIGNYECWWGIDDLPNVNEMDTSYIDYIILGENSVIKTWMNKGVKGWRLDVADELPDEFIKLLKKTVKKFYPDSVLIGEVWEDASRKISYGKLREYFWGEELDSVTNYTLRSILLEFLLGKACSGYTYRRVMSLYENYPPENFSAAMNMTGSHDTVRILTLLGEAEPQENLSEQARAMYRLTPESREKAIGRLKLFVLLQMTFPGVPCIYYGDETGLEGYDDPYNRRTFPWGSEDQELISWYKRIIRLRREYEVINRGIFTPFCPNPDVFGFRIASEDEELIVYINRHQVRSVEIDYDFSNRPSRDEPENLITLDLLHGTEIKSKKDILNPWEGKVIYRYIKKTPLLKLDRSCGLLMHITSLPSPFGIGDIGEEAKKFIDFLNESGQRLWQILPLSPPGNGDSPYQSISVFAGNTLLICIEDLLKHELLTEVEVNNILERAKASVKYKKANTEKGNKVDYQFARDVKEHLLRRAFTRFKSRIRKLINNNAGDSGFLSWNTYQAFNENNNDWLEDYCLYCVLKDRKGQSPWYEWESEIAFRNKEVLASLKKEYHDELEYHRFLQYTFYFQWEELRRYAEDKGIKIIGDLPIYVNADSCDTWVNPKYFSLDSRGMTSAMAGVPPDYFSKTGQLWGNPLYQWPEMEKDNYSWWKQRIKTTLKMFHYVRLDHFRGFEAYWKVPHGESTAVNGRWLKGPGKKFFHSLEQEFGALPFIAEDLGLITPEVRNLKTILGFPGMTVYQFSPNELNTSTSDKSDMNWDNSILYSGTHDTDTLLGWYSKGPGKALTTDENKEQCCQIIEELYRSKAPWVIIPLQDVLMLDSNARMNVPGTAEGNWRWKIGDWKSTKSMTKWLKALSQQSRT, from the coding sequence TTGCATGCTATAAAAGCCTGTCATAATACTTACCAAACGTATTATAGGCAGCCCTTTGGGGCTTTAAAGTGTGGCCAAAAGGTATTATTAAGGCTTGAAATTATAAATGTATTACCTATTGAAGAATGTATATTATGGGTTTCGGAGAATGAAAACTATAAGTATATAGCCATGAGGAGTATTCAAGAAATAAAAGTAGAAAACAACATGAGGAGACTGCTTTTTGAGGTTGAGTATTGTGTTTCGCAAGTACCAGGACTGGTTTGGTACTATTTCATCATTAGGGCTGACCGGGTATACTACTACGGAAATAATTCAGAGTCTTTGGGAGGAGAAGGGGAACTCTCTATAAATATTCCCCCAGCCTACCAAATTACAATTTATAACCCTTCACCAGTTCCGGAATGGTTCAAGCAAGGTCTGATCTATCAAATATTTGTTGATCGTTTTTTTAATGGAAACGAAAATAAACAAATTTGTTCTCCTAAATCCGAAAGCTTACTACACGGAAATTGGTCCGATACTCCTTTATATATAAAAGATAAAAATGGCAGGGTTATTCGCTGGACTTTTTTTGGAGGCAATATCCGCGGTGTAATAGCAAAGCTTCCCTACCTTGAAGAATTAGGTGTTTCCGTTATTTATCTTAATCCGATATTTGAATCGGCAAGTAATCATAAATACGATGTAGGAAACTATTTAAAAATTGATCCTATGTATGGTGAAAGTAATACATTTGATCAGCTGGTTAGCGAAGCAGTAAAGTTTGGAATATCCGTTATTCTTGATGGCGTATTTAGCCATACTGGGAGTGACAGCATATATTTCAATAAATATGGCAACTATCCCGGGGTCGGAGCGTTCCAGTCCGCTGAATCACCTTATTATAAATGGTACCGATTTAAGGATAATATAGGCAATTATGAATGCTGGTGGGGGATAGACGATTTGCCGAATGTCAACGAGATGGATACATCTTATATTGATTATATTATTCTGGGTGAAAACAGCGTGATCAAGACCTGGATGAACAAAGGAGTTAAGGGTTGGCGTCTTGACGTAGCTGATGAACTACCAGATGAATTTATTAAACTTCTTAAGAAGACAGTAAAAAAATTCTACCCGGATTCTGTTCTGATTGGTGAAGTTTGGGAGGATGCTTCCCGCAAAATCAGCTATGGCAAATTAAGAGAGTATTTTTGGGGTGAAGAACTGGATTCGGTAACGAACTATACTCTAAGATCAATCCTGCTTGAGTTTTTACTGGGGAAAGCCTGTTCCGGTTATACGTATCGGAGGGTTATGAGTCTTTATGAGAACTATCCGCCAGAAAATTTTAGCGCAGCAATGAATATGACCGGAAGCCATGATACGGTCAGAATTCTTACATTGTTGGGGGAAGCGGAACCTCAAGAAAACCTTTCAGAACAGGCGAGGGCAATGTATAGGCTTACTCCGGAATCTCGAGAGAAAGCCATCGGGCGTTTAAAGCTTTTTGTACTTTTACAGATGACGTTCCCTGGTGTTCCCTGTATCTATTATGGAGATGAGACAGGACTAGAAGGGTATGACGATCCGTATAACCGGCGTACTTTTCCTTGGGGAAGTGAGGATCAGGAGTTAATTTCATGGTATAAACGGATTATTCGTTTGCGGAGAGAATATGAAGTAATCAACAGAGGGATATTTACCCCTTTTTGTCCCAATCCAGATGTTTTTGGCTTTCGGATTGCTTCTGAAGATGAGGAGCTTATTGTTTATATTAACCGGCATCAAGTTAGATCTGTGGAAATAGACTATGACTTTTCAAATAGGCCGAGTCGGGATGAGCCAGAAAACTTGATCACCTTAGATCTCCTGCACGGAACGGAAATCAAATCAAAAAAGGATATTCTTAATCCTTGGGAAGGAAAAGTAATTTACAGATATATTAAAAAGACGCCTCTATTAAAATTAGATCGGTCATGTGGACTTCTAATGCATATAACTTCTCTTCCATCTCCGTTTGGAATTGGGGATATTGGAGAAGAGGCCAAAAAATTTATAGATTTTCTAAATGAATCCGGGCAAAGGCTTTGGCAGATTCTGCCGTTAAGTCCACCAGGAAATGGGGATTCGCCTTATCAGAGTATTTCAGTCTTCGCCGGCAATACACTTTTAATATGTATTGAAGATTTATTGAAGCATGAGCTTCTCACTGAAGTGGAAGTAAATAATATCTTGGAACGGGCAAAAGCCAGTGTTAAATACAAAAAGGCCAATACTGAAAAAGGAAACAAAGTGGATTATCAGTTTGCCCGGGATGTTAAAGAACATCTTTTACGAAGAGCCTTTACCCGCTTTAAGTCCAGAATTCGGAAGTTGATAAATAATAATGCCGGAGATAGTGGTTTTCTCAGCTGGAATACCTATCAAGCATTTAACGAGAATAATAATGACTGGCTTGAGGACTATTGTCTCTATTGTGTCCTGAAAGATCGGAAAGGCCAATCCCCCTGGTACGAGTGGGAATCAGAGATTGCTTTCAGAAATAAAGAGGTTTTGGCTTCATTAAAGAAAGAATACCATGACGAGTTGGAATACCATAGATTTTTGCAATACACTTTCTATTTTCAATGGGAAGAATTGAGGCGGTATGCCGAGGATAAAGGAATTAAAATAATAGGAGATCTGCCTATTTATGTAAACGCGGATAGTTGTGATACCTGGGTAAATCCTAAATATTTTTCTTTGGATTCAAGGGGAATGACATCGGCCATGGCTGGAGTACCTCCCGATTATTTCAGCAAAACAGGTCAGTTATGGGGTAATCCCCTTTACCAATGGCCAGAAATGGAAAAAGATAATTATTCTTGGTGGAAACAAAGAATTAAAACAACTTTAAAAATGTTCCATTACGTTCGCTTAGATCATTTTCGCGGGTTTGAAGCCTATTGGAAAGTTCCTCACGGCGAAAGCACCGCTGTTAATGGTCGTTGGTTAAAAGGCCCCGGCAAGAAATTTTTTCATTCTCTTGAGCAGGAATTTGGAGCTTTGCCTTTTATTGCAGAAGACTTGGGGCTGATCACCCCGGAGGTGAGGAATTTAAAAACCATTTTGGGATTTCCGGGAATGACTGTTTATCAATTCAGCCCTAATGAATTGAATACATCTACGTCTGATAAATCAGATATGAATTGGGATAATAGTATTTTATATTCGGGTACTCATGACACCGATACCCTCTTAGGATGGTATAGCAAAGGACCGGGGAAGGCATTAACAACTGATGAAAACAAAGAACAATGTTGTCAAATTATTGAAGAACTGTACCGAAGCAAAGCTCCCTGGGTCATAATACCACTTCAGGATGTTCTGATGTTGGACAGTAATGCCCGGATGAATGTTCCTGGAACGGCAGAAGGCAACTGGAGGTGGAAAATAGGAGATTGGAAATCAACAAAATCTATGACTAAGTGGCTAAAGGCGTTGAGCCAGCAAAGCCGCACCTAA
- the glgA gene encoding glycogen synthase GlgA, whose product MNVLFISSEAFPFSKSGGLGDVCGSLPAAIKKFGADVRVIIPKFACIQEELLRGNKFLTTITMSLSWRKIQFSLEETQYEGIHYYFIDNPYYFGKERIYGYSDDAECFSFFSKAVLEALPFLGYRPDILHCHDWHTALVPLFLKENYREVMYYQGIKTILTVHNLGYQGIAPVSYFEDVLGFAGSTDAWEQLEYHGSLNFLKAGLLAADLLSTVSPTYAEEIKNPFYGENLDEILRHRQADLNGILNGIDTEKYDPRNDPNLFINSSSSIFWKTENKLDLQNILGLSHNSEVLLVSMVSRLVNQKGIDLLACVLEEMVSLNLQMVILGTGEKRYEDMFSYYAFRYPEKLKAILTFDNTLASKIYGASDLLLMPSLFEPCGLSQMIAMRYGTLPVVRETGGLRDSVLPFNEFTGEGNGFSFANYNAHELLFTVQKATKLFYEEKNVWKKLVDNAFRSDFSWDNSAEKYVLLYESCLIN is encoded by the coding sequence ATGAATGTTTTATTTATTTCATCAGAGGCTTTTCCATTTAGCAAATCTGGAGGCTTAGGTGATGTTTGCGGGTCTCTGCCGGCCGCTATTAAGAAATTTGGAGCCGATGTAAGGGTAATTATCCCAAAATTCGCCTGTATTCAGGAAGAACTTCTTAGAGGTAATAAGTTTTTAACAACAATTACAATGTCACTTTCCTGGAGAAAAATTCAATTCTCACTCGAAGAAACCCAATATGAAGGAATTCATTATTATTTTATAGATAACCCCTATTATTTTGGTAAGGAAAGAATATATGGATATAGCGATGATGCTGAGTGTTTTAGTTTTTTCAGTAAAGCTGTACTTGAAGCTCTTCCTTTCCTTGGTTACAGGCCTGATATTTTACATTGTCATGACTGGCATACCGCATTAGTGCCATTATTTCTTAAAGAAAATTATCGGGAGGTCATGTACTATCAAGGGATAAAAACAATTTTAACTGTTCACAATCTTGGTTACCAGGGCATTGCACCTGTTAGCTATTTTGAAGATGTGTTGGGTTTTGCCGGAAGTACTGACGCCTGGGAACAATTGGAGTATCACGGAAGTCTAAATTTTTTAAAAGCCGGTCTCCTGGCTGCAGATCTTTTAAGTACTGTCAGTCCTACTTATGCCGAGGAAATTAAGAATCCTTTTTATGGGGAAAACCTTGATGAAATTTTAAGACATCGCCAGGCAGACCTTAATGGAATTCTAAATGGAATTGATACTGAAAAGTATGATCCCCGGAATGATCCTAACCTGTTCATCAATTCTAGCAGTTCAATTTTTTGGAAAACTGAAAATAAACTGGATCTTCAAAACATTTTAGGTCTATCTCATAATAGCGAAGTGCTTTTGGTTTCGATGGTATCGCGTCTGGTAAATCAAAAAGGAATTGATCTTTTAGCTTGTGTTCTAGAAGAAATGGTAAGCCTTAACTTGCAGATGGTCATTTTGGGAACTGGGGAAAAGCGGTATGAAGACATGTTTTCTTATTATGCTTTCCGATATCCGGAAAAGCTAAAAGCTATCCTCACATTTGATAATACGCTGGCCTCGAAAATCTATGGGGCATCGGATTTGCTTTTAATGCCTTCTCTATTTGAACCATGCGGTTTATCCCAGATGATTGCTATGCGCTATGGTACTCTTCCTGTTGTTAGGGAAACAGGCGGATTAAGAGATAGTGTCCTTCCTTTCAATGAATTTACAGGGGAAGGAAATGGTTTCAGCTTTGCTAACTATAATGCACACGAACTTCTCTTTACTGTTCAGAAGGCTACCAAGTTATTTTATGAGGAAAAAAACGTTTGGAAAAAATTGGTTGATAATGCATTCCGAAGCGATTTTAGCTGGGATAACTCGGCAGAGAAATATGTTCTATTGTATGAAAGTTGTCTGATTAACTAA